The Streptomyces avermitilis MA-4680 = NBRC 14893 genome contains a region encoding:
- a CDS encoding bifunctional metallophosphatase/5'-nucleotidase encodes MPLNRRKFLKKSAVTGAGVALTGAVAAPAAQAAEVKGGAAKGAGKRPKRYSLTVMGTTDLHGHVFNWDYFKDAEYSDKAGNAQGLARISTLVDQVRKEKGRCNTLLLDAGDTIQGTPLTYYYAKVDPITAKGGPVHPMAQAMNAIGYDAVALGNHEFNYGIETLRKFESQCRFPLLGANALDAKTLKPAFPPYFIKKFHVPGAPPVKVAVLGLTNPGIAIWDKAYVQGKLTFPGLEEQAAKWVPKLRSMGADVVVVSAHSGSSGTSSYGDQLPYIENSAALVAQQVPGIDAILVGHAHVEIPELKVTNAKTGKTVVLSEPLCYAERLSLFDFELVFEKGKWEVESVVASLRNTNAVADDPRITKLLSDEHATVVKYVNQVVGTATETLTTVEARYKDAPIIDLITKVQEDVVRAALVGTQYASLPVIAQASPFSRTSEIPAGKVTIRDLSSLYVYDNTLVAKLLTGAQLRAYLEYSAEYFVQTAAGTVVDTEKLTNANNRPDYNYDYVSGLGYEIDIAQAAGSRIKNLTYNGAALDDAQQFVFAVNNYRANGGGAFPYVASAAELWSESTEIRTRIAEWVTAKGVLDPKDFASVDWKLTRDGSPVF; translated from the coding sequence ATGCCGTTGAACCGTCGGAAGTTCTTGAAGAAGTCGGCCGTGACCGGGGCGGGGGTCGCGCTGACCGGCGCGGTCGCGGCTCCGGCGGCGCAGGCCGCGGAGGTGAAGGGCGGGGCGGCGAAGGGTGCCGGGAAGCGTCCGAAGCGGTATTCGCTGACGGTGATGGGCACGACGGACCTGCATGGGCATGTCTTCAACTGGGACTACTTCAAGGACGCGGAGTACTCCGACAAGGCGGGGAACGCGCAGGGGTTGGCCCGGATTTCGACTCTGGTGGACCAGGTGCGCAAGGAGAAGGGCCGCTGCAACACCCTGCTGCTCGACGCGGGTGACACGATCCAGGGCACGCCGCTGACGTACTACTACGCGAAGGTGGACCCGATCACCGCGAAGGGTGGTCCGGTTCATCCGATGGCGCAGGCGATGAACGCGATCGGGTATGACGCGGTGGCGCTCGGCAACCATGAGTTCAACTACGGCATCGAGACGCTGCGGAAGTTCGAGTCGCAGTGCCGTTTCCCGCTGCTGGGTGCGAACGCGCTGGACGCGAAGACGCTGAAGCCGGCGTTCCCTCCGTACTTCATCAAGAAGTTCCATGTGCCGGGTGCGCCGCCGGTGAAGGTGGCTGTGCTGGGGCTGACGAACCCGGGTATCGCGATCTGGGACAAGGCGTATGTGCAGGGCAAGTTGACGTTCCCGGGGCTTGAGGAGCAGGCGGCGAAGTGGGTGCCGAAGCTGCGGTCGATGGGTGCGGATGTCGTCGTCGTGTCGGCGCACTCGGGGTCGTCCGGGACGTCGTCGTACGGTGATCAGTTGCCGTACATCGAGAATTCGGCGGCGCTGGTGGCGCAGCAGGTGCCGGGGATCGACGCGATTCTGGTCGGTCACGCGCATGTGGAGATTCCCGAGCTGAAGGTGACGAACGCGAAGACCGGGAAGACGGTCGTGCTGTCGGAGCCGTTGTGTTACGCGGAGCGGTTGTCTCTCTTCGACTTCGAGTTGGTGTTCGAGAAGGGGAAGTGGGAGGTGGAGTCGGTGGTCGCGTCGCTGCGGAACACGAACGCGGTCGCGGACGACCCGCGGATCACCAAGCTGCTGTCGGACGAGCATGCGACGGTCGTGAAGTATGTGAACCAGGTGGTCGGTACGGCGACGGAGACGCTGACGACGGTCGAGGCGCGCTACAAGGACGCCCCGATCATCGATCTGATCACCAAGGTTCAGGAGGATGTCGTCAGGGCGGCGCTGGTGGGCACGCAGTACGCGTCGTTGCCGGTGATCGCGCAGGCGTCGCCGTTCTCGCGGACGTCGGAGATCCCGGCCGGGAAGGTGACGATCCGGGATCTGTCGAGTCTGTATGTGTATGACAACACGCTGGTCGCGAAGTTGCTGACGGGTGCGCAGCTGCGGGCGTACCTGGAGTACTCGGCGGAGTATTTCGTGCAGACGGCGGCGGGCACGGTGGTCGACACGGAGAAGCTGACGAACGCGAACAACCGGCCGGACTACAACTACGACTATGTGTCGGGTCTGGGGTACGAGATCGACATCGCGCAGGCGGCGGGTTCGCGGATCAAGAACCTGACGTACAACGGTGCGGCGCTGGATGATGCGCAGCAGTTCGTGTTCGCGGTGAACAACTACCGTGCGAACGGGGGCGGTGCCTTCCCGTATGTGGCGTCGGCCGCTGAGTTGTGGTCGGAGTCGACGGAGATCCGGACCCGGATCGCGGAGTGGGTGACCGCGAAGGGTGTGCTGGATCCGAAGGACTTCGCGTCGGTGGACTGGAAGCTGACGCGGGACGGTTCGCCGGTGTTCTAA
- a CDS encoding ankyrin repeat domain-containing protein, whose protein sequence is MNTQEPAGLFTAVYEGDENTVVRLLRAGTAADARDEDGQTALYLAAVSNEPGIVRLLLAAGADPDRLSADADSPLCGAACGGHAEVVRALLAAGATADLEEEFGFRALTWAVQRGQVEILTELLAAGAHPDRPGPTGEAPLVAAARRGSPGCVRALLAHGAGARSPALDEARRWPALDVEAELRAGLEQMYGSGHEMVTHRIPEDGGITVEVQLRTGERTMAGNDQQTGHAAIITLLEAALGIATPVPELADRALRCGDPANDDWTEAVSVLVRRAGGETFTAATAWSRSPDPLRRALGTEILRKLGR, encoded by the coding sequence ATGAACACGCAAGAACCGGCGGGTCTTTTCACGGCGGTGTACGAAGGGGACGAAAACACGGTCGTGCGGCTGCTGCGCGCGGGCACGGCCGCCGATGCGCGGGACGAGGACGGTCAGACGGCCCTGTATCTGGCGGCGGTGAGCAACGAGCCCGGCATCGTACGGCTGCTGCTGGCGGCCGGAGCCGACCCCGACCGGCTGAGCGCGGACGCGGACTCCCCGTTGTGCGGCGCGGCCTGCGGGGGCCACGCGGAGGTCGTCCGCGCCCTGCTGGCGGCCGGGGCGACGGCCGACCTGGAGGAGGAGTTCGGCTTCCGGGCGCTGACGTGGGCGGTGCAGCGCGGGCAGGTGGAGATCCTCACGGAACTCCTGGCCGCCGGTGCGCATCCGGACCGCCCCGGCCCCACCGGCGAGGCCCCGCTGGTCGCCGCGGCGCGGCGGGGCTCCCCGGGTTGTGTGCGCGCGCTGCTGGCGCACGGGGCCGGCGCACGCTCCCCGGCGCTGGACGAGGCGCGGCGCTGGCCGGCACTCGACGTCGAGGCCGAACTGCGCGCGGGTCTTGAGCAGATGTACGGCTCCGGCCACGAGATGGTGACCCACCGGATTCCGGAGGACGGCGGCATCACCGTCGAGGTCCAACTCCGCACCGGGGAACGCACGATGGCGGGCAACGACCAGCAGACGGGCCACGCGGCCATCATCACGCTCCTGGAGGCCGCGCTGGGGATCGCCACCCCGGTCCCGGAACTCGCCGACCGCGCCCTGCGCTGCGGCGATCCCGCCAACGACGACTGGACGGAGGCGGTGTCGGTGCTCGTCCGCCGGGCGGGCGGGGAGACCTTCACCGCGGCGACCGCTTGGTCCCGCTCCCCGGACCCACTGCGGCGGGCCCTCGGGACGGAGATCCTGCGGAAGCTGGGCAGGTGA
- the pepN gene encoding aminopeptidase N — MSLMSVLTRDEAQTRASLLDVHHYAIALDLTVGDETFDSRTVITFTVRGDHDVADTFVELKPAELRSATLDGQPLDTATLVENRLPLTGLTQGEHELRIDTAMGYSRTGEGMHRFTDPTDGETYAYTQLFMDDVQRVFAAFDQPDLKAVFELEIKAPEGWTVLANGVTTDVGDGTWKATATPLISTYLVAVAAGPWHSVHTEHRGLPFGLHCRRSLAPHLDADADELLDITRACYDRYHEKFEEPYPFDSYDQAFVPEFNAGAMENPGLVTFRDEFVYRSAVTDTERQTRAMVIAHEMAHMWFGDLVTLRWWDDIWLNESFAEYMGYQTLTEASLGGSGGTPPRKWGTDTWTDFGVTRKPWGYDADQRPSTHPVAPEAVDDTASALLNFDGISYAKGASALRQLVAWLGEKDFLAGINTHFTRHKFGNATLADFIDSLAAATERDVHAWADSWLRTTGVDTLTPDITTAPDGTCALTVERDGSRPHRITVGLYDRDLNDEARLTLRRRLELDIPQDPAEPQPLGKRPALLLLNDGDLTYAKVRFDPESFTTVRAALSGLPDPLTRAVVWNALRNAVRDGHLPPTAYLQTARAHLPHETDLALVQGVLAFATTHVAGRYLSAADRPAALATLTDLCRDLIRRTEDGSQPGLRLTAVRHLIDVAAHPDTLSSWLSEGTVPGGPELDPELRWRILGRLAVLGAIDDDVIEAELVQDPSASGQEGAARCRAALPDPESKRRAWEEMFTTDHLSNYLFTATAQGFWQPEQADLVRAYVERYWTDAVAVAARRGPAIAAAAGRWAFPAHAVSPDTLRRGEQCLREADPIPALRRKLVDELDDLARALRVREA; from the coding sequence ATGTCCCTCATGTCCGTACTGACGCGCGACGAAGCGCAGACCCGTGCCAGTCTCCTCGACGTCCACCACTACGCGATCGCCCTCGATCTGACCGTGGGGGACGAGACCTTCGACTCCCGCACCGTCATCACCTTCACGGTACGGGGGGACCACGACGTCGCGGACACCTTCGTCGAGCTGAAGCCCGCCGAGCTGCGCTCCGCCACCCTGGACGGGCAGCCCCTGGACACCGCGACCCTGGTCGAGAACCGACTGCCGCTGACGGGCCTGACCCAGGGCGAGCACGAGCTGCGCATCGACACCGCCATGGGCTACTCCCGCACCGGCGAAGGCATGCACCGCTTCACCGACCCCACCGACGGCGAGACATACGCCTACACCCAGCTGTTCATGGACGACGTGCAGCGCGTCTTCGCCGCCTTCGACCAGCCCGACCTCAAGGCCGTCTTCGAACTCGAGATCAAGGCCCCCGAAGGCTGGACCGTCCTCGCCAACGGCGTCACCACCGACGTGGGCGACGGCACCTGGAAGGCCACCGCCACCCCCCTCATCTCCACCTACCTCGTCGCCGTCGCCGCCGGCCCCTGGCACTCCGTACACACCGAACACCGAGGCCTGCCCTTCGGCCTTCACTGCCGCCGCTCCCTCGCCCCCCACCTCGACGCGGACGCCGACGAACTCCTCGACATCACCCGCGCCTGCTACGACCGCTACCACGAGAAGTTCGAGGAGCCCTACCCCTTCGACTCCTACGACCAGGCGTTCGTCCCCGAGTTCAACGCCGGCGCCATGGAGAACCCCGGCCTCGTCACCTTCCGCGACGAGTTCGTCTACCGCTCCGCCGTCACCGACACCGAGCGCCAGACCCGCGCCATGGTCATCGCCCACGAGATGGCCCACATGTGGTTCGGCGACCTCGTCACCCTGCGCTGGTGGGACGACATCTGGCTGAACGAGTCCTTCGCCGAGTACATGGGCTACCAGACCCTCACCGAAGCCAGCCTCGGGGGGTCCGGGGGGACTCCCCCCAGAAAGTGGGGCACCGACACCTGGACCGACTTCGGCGTCACCCGCAAACCCTGGGGCTACGACGCCGACCAGCGCCCCTCCACCCACCCCGTCGCCCCGGAAGCCGTCGACGACACCGCCTCCGCCCTCCTCAACTTCGACGGCATCTCCTACGCCAAGGGCGCCTCCGCCCTGCGCCAACTCGTCGCCTGGCTGGGCGAGAAGGACTTCCTCGCCGGCATCAACACCCACTTCACCCGCCACAAGTTCGGCAACGCCACCCTCGCCGACTTCATCGACTCCCTCGCCGCCGCCACCGAACGCGACGTCCACGCCTGGGCCGACTCCTGGCTGCGCACGACCGGCGTCGACACCCTGACCCCGGACATCACCACGGCCCCCGACGGCACCTGCGCCCTGACCGTCGAGCGCGACGGCAGCCGCCCGCACCGCATCACCGTCGGCCTCTACGACCGCGACCTCAACGACGAGGCCCGCCTCACCCTGCGCCGCCGCCTCGAACTCGACATCCCCCAGGACCCCGCCGAACCACAGCCCCTCGGCAAGCGCCCCGCCCTGCTCCTCCTCAACGACGGCGACCTCACCTACGCCAAGGTCCGCTTCGACCCCGAATCCTTCACCACCGTCCGCGCCGCCCTGTCCGGCCTGCCCGACCCCCTCACCCGCGCCGTCGTCTGGAACGCCCTGCGCAACGCCGTACGCGACGGCCATCTCCCGCCCACCGCCTACCTGCAGACCGCCCGCGCCCACCTCCCGCACGAGACGGACCTCGCCCTCGTCCAGGGCGTCCTGGCCTTCGCCACCACCCACGTGGCGGGCCGCTACCTGTCGGCCGCCGACCGACCCGCCGCCCTCGCCACCCTCACCGACCTGTGCCGCGACCTGATCCGCCGCACCGAGGACGGCTCCCAGCCCGGCCTGCGCCTGACCGCCGTACGCCACCTCATCGACGTCGCCGCCCACCCCGACACCCTCAGCAGCTGGCTCTCCGAAGGCACCGTCCCCGGCGGCCCCGAACTCGACCCCGAACTGCGCTGGCGCATCCTCGGCCGCCTCGCCGTCCTCGGCGCCATCGACGACGACGTCATCGAGGCCGAACTCGTCCAGGACCCCAGCGCCAGCGGCCAGGAAGGCGCCGCCCGCTGCCGGGCCGCCCTGCCCGACCCCGAGTCCAAGCGACGGGCCTGGGAAGAGATGTTCACCACCGACCACCTCTCCAACTACCTGTTCACCGCCACCGCCCAGGGCTTCTGGCAACCCGAACAGGCCGACCTCGTACGCGCCTACGTCGAGCGGTACTGGACCGACGCGGTCGCCGTCGCCGCCCGCCGCGGCCCCGCCATCGCCGCCGCCGCGGGCCGCTGGGCCTTCCCCGCCCACGCCGTCAGCCCGGACACCCTCCGCCGCGGCGAACAGTGCCTGCGCGAGGCCGACCCCATCCCGGCCCTGCGCCGCAAACTCGTCGACGAACTCGACGACCTGGCACGGGCCCTGCGGGTCCGGGAGGCATAG
- a CDS encoding response regulator gives MPSDARILIVDDHEDTLYALESTLAPLGYLLSRATSGDDALKEVLRGQVGLLLLDVRMPGVSGLDVVRYMRRLEQTQHIPIILLTGFGLDAELTTTAFALGVADLVTKPVDPWSLRTKVRYLYDAHQRSQALEREVRELRALAKNEHPQPRSQAQPHPSPAQPQPHAHVPVPREPPAQKPAQDRT, from the coding sequence ATGCCGTCGGATGCCAGGATCCTCATCGTCGACGACCATGAGGACACGCTGTACGCGCTGGAGAGCACGCTGGCCCCGCTCGGCTATCTGCTGTCCCGCGCGACCAGCGGCGACGACGCGCTCAAGGAAGTCCTGCGCGGCCAGGTCGGACTCCTGCTGCTCGACGTACGCATGCCCGGCGTCAGCGGACTGGACGTCGTGCGCTACATGCGGCGCCTGGAACAGACCCAGCACATCCCCATCATCCTGCTCACCGGCTTCGGCCTGGACGCCGAACTCACCACCACCGCCTTCGCACTCGGCGTCGCCGACCTGGTCACGAAACCCGTCGACCCCTGGTCCCTGCGCACCAAGGTCCGCTACCTGTACGACGCCCACCAGCGCAGCCAGGCCCTGGAACGAGAAGTGCGCGAACTGCGCGCCCTCGCCAAGAACGAGCACCCCCAGCCCCGCTCCCAGGCCCAGCCCCACCCGTCCCCAGCCCAACCCCAGCCACACGCCCACGTCCCCGTCCCACGCGAGCCCCCCGCCCAGAAGCCGGCGCAGGACCGCACCTGA
- a CDS encoding chorismate mutase, translated as MTNSNTRTGTGDVDPAVRAELARLRDSIDNIDAAVVHMLAERFKCTQQVGHLKAVHQLPPADPAREASQIARLRRLAENAKLDPAFAEKLLGFIIAEVIRHHERIADNTANGSVSAPPATEDDTTGPAE; from the coding sequence ATGACCAACAGCAACACCCGCACCGGCACCGGTGACGTCGACCCCGCCGTCCGCGCCGAACTCGCCCGGCTGCGCGACAGCATCGACAACATCGACGCCGCCGTCGTCCACATGCTCGCCGAACGCTTCAAGTGCACCCAGCAGGTCGGCCACCTCAAAGCCGTACACCAGCTGCCGCCCGCCGACCCGGCCCGCGAGGCCAGCCAGATCGCCCGACTGCGCCGGCTCGCCGAGAACGCCAAACTCGACCCGGCGTTCGCCGAGAAGCTGCTGGGCTTCATCATCGCCGAGGTCATCCGCCACCACGAGCGCATCGCGGACAACACCGCGAACGGCTCGGTGAGCGCACCGCCGGCCACCGAGGACGACACCACCGGCCCCGCGGAGTGA
- a CDS encoding S1 family peptidase gives MNIPKILKRFGGLKRALAVGAVTLAAVSLQPLSAQAAPQPVVGGTRAAQGEFPFMVRLSMGCGGALYTKQIVLTAAHCVSGSGNNTSITATAGVVDLQSGSAVKVKSTKVLQAPGYNGKGKDWALIKLAAPIEQPTLNIATTTAYNNGNFTVAGWGAARENGAQQRYLLKATVPFVSDASCQQSYGSDLVPGEEICAGFPQGGVDTCQGDSGGPMFRKDDSGAYVQVGIVSWGEGCARAGYPGVYTEVSTFAADIARAAAGL, from the coding sequence TTGAACATCCCGAAGATCCTGAAGAGATTCGGCGGCCTCAAGAGAGCCCTGGCCGTCGGCGCCGTCACGCTCGCCGCGGTCTCGCTCCAGCCGCTCTCCGCGCAGGCCGCGCCGCAGCCCGTCGTCGGCGGCACCCGGGCCGCACAGGGCGAGTTCCCGTTCATGGTGCGGCTCTCCATGGGCTGCGGCGGCGCCCTGTACACCAAGCAGATCGTCCTGACCGCCGCGCACTGCGTGAGCGGCTCGGGCAACAACACCTCCATCACCGCCACCGCCGGCGTCGTCGACCTCCAGAGCGGCAGCGCGGTCAAGGTCAAGTCGACCAAGGTGCTCCAGGCCCCCGGCTACAACGGCAAGGGCAAGGACTGGGCCCTGATCAAGCTCGCCGCCCCGATCGAGCAGCCCACCCTGAACATCGCCACCACCACCGCGTACAACAACGGGAACTTCACCGTCGCCGGCTGGGGCGCCGCCCGCGAGAACGGCGCCCAGCAGCGCTATCTCCTCAAGGCCACGGTTCCCTTCGTCAGCGACGCCTCCTGTCAGCAGTCGTACGGCAGCGACCTCGTACCCGGCGAGGAGATCTGCGCCGGGTTCCCGCAGGGCGGCGTCGACACCTGCCAGGGCGACTCCGGTGGCCCCATGTTCCGCAAGGACGACTCCGGCGCGTACGTCCAGGTCGGCATCGTCAGCTGGGGCGAGGGCTGCGCGCGGGCCGGATACCCCGGGGTGTACACCGAGGTGTCGACGTTCGCGGCCGACATAGCCAGGGCGGCGGCCGGACTCTGA
- a CDS encoding GNAT family N-acetyltransferase codes for MTMDQQPSITASLQVGEKDSPLERRLDRELTAFNADATGAGEPAPLSVRVTDSAGDLVGGLTAWVWGSCCAVDMLWVREDQRHAGWGGKLLRAAEEESARRGCTEMIVSSFTFQAPDFYRGHGYRETGRTEGIPGGHQDVHFHKVLEPTAR; via the coding sequence ATGACCATGGACCAACAGCCTTCCATCACCGCGTCGTTGCAGGTGGGCGAGAAGGACAGCCCACTGGAACGGCGGCTCGACAGGGAACTCACCGCCTTCAACGCGGACGCCACCGGCGCCGGCGAACCCGCCCCGCTCTCCGTCCGCGTCACCGACTCCGCGGGCGACCTGGTCGGCGGCCTGACCGCCTGGGTCTGGGGCAGCTGCTGCGCGGTCGACATGCTGTGGGTGCGCGAGGACCAGCGGCACGCGGGCTGGGGCGGAAAACTGCTGCGGGCGGCCGAGGAGGAGAGCGCACGGCGCGGCTGCACCGAGATGATCGTCTCGTCCTTCACCTTCCAGGCCCCCGACTTCTACCGCGGCCACGGCTACCGCGAGACAGGCCGCACCGAAGGCATCCCGGGCGGCCATCAGGACGTCCACTTCCACAAAGTCCTGGAGCCCACCGCCCGTTGA
- a CDS encoding pyridoxal phosphate-dependent decarboxylase family protein yields MSSPPLASGPEGPHALRPLLETVLDALTEGRQARGGPLPAGGPQAVAARVRATVGDALPQKGDPDAVRHLVRMLAEGAADPADPLCAAHLHCPPLAVATAADLAASALNPSLDSWDQAPAASELEALVTDALAAEIYAGTRTSDRARPTVDTSTSAPEANEPHTSTALVTTGGTESNQLALLLAREAHSGARLVCGANAHHSLTRAAWLLGLPEPVVVPAPAGTLDPAALDEALTELPGPRGSLVVAATAGTTDAGLIDPLTDIADLCAAHGARLHIDAAYGGGLLFSARHRHRLHGIERAHTVTLDLHKLGWQPAAAGLLAVRDPHDLHALHHHADYLNADDDTQAGLPDLLGRSLRTTRRPDILKIAVTLKTLGRDGLGTLVDQVCAHAQELARLIQAHPGFELYDPPTISTVLFRPAEASDDTVAAVRRTLLTEGRAVLGRAVLDGQLWLKATLLNPHTRPGDLAALLKLVEGHTPR; encoded by the coding sequence ATGAGCTCGCCGCCCCTCGCCTCAGGTCCCGAAGGCCCCCACGCGCTGCGGCCGCTGCTCGAGACCGTGCTCGACGCACTCACGGAAGGCCGCCAGGCACGCGGCGGACCACTGCCCGCAGGCGGACCCCAGGCCGTCGCCGCGCGGGTGCGGGCCACGGTCGGCGACGCCCTGCCACAGAAGGGCGACCCGGACGCCGTACGCCACCTCGTCCGCATGCTCGCCGAAGGCGCCGCCGACCCCGCCGACCCCCTGTGCGCCGCCCACCTGCACTGCCCGCCCCTCGCCGTCGCCACCGCCGCCGACCTCGCCGCCTCCGCCCTCAACCCCTCACTCGACTCCTGGGACCAGGCCCCCGCCGCCTCGGAGCTGGAGGCGCTGGTGACCGACGCTCTCGCCGCGGAGATCTACGCCGGCACAAGGACGAGTGACCGAGCACGGCCGACCGTCGACACCAGCACCAGCGCCCCGGAGGCGAACGAGCCACACACGAGCACAGCCCTCGTCACCACCGGCGGCACCGAGTCCAACCAACTCGCCCTCCTCCTCGCCCGCGAAGCCCACAGCGGCGCCCGGCTCGTCTGCGGAGCCAACGCCCACCACTCACTCACCCGCGCCGCCTGGCTCCTCGGCCTGCCCGAACCCGTCGTCGTCCCCGCCCCCGCCGGCACCCTCGACCCCGCCGCCCTCGACGAAGCCCTCACCGAACTACCGGGCCCACGCGGCTCCCTCGTCGTAGCCGCCACCGCGGGCACCACCGACGCCGGCCTCATCGACCCGCTCACCGACATCGCCGACCTGTGCGCCGCCCACGGCGCCCGCCTCCACATCGACGCCGCCTACGGCGGAGGACTGCTGTTCAGCGCACGCCACCGCCACCGACTCCACGGCATCGAACGCGCCCACACCGTCACCCTCGACCTGCACAAACTCGGCTGGCAACCCGCCGCCGCCGGCCTCCTCGCCGTACGCGACCCCCACGACCTGCACGCACTCCACCACCACGCCGACTACCTCAACGCCGACGACGACACCCAAGCCGGACTCCCCGACCTCCTCGGCCGCTCCCTGCGCACCACCCGACGCCCCGACATCCTCAAAATCGCCGTCACCCTCAAAACCCTCGGCCGCGACGGACTCGGCACCCTCGTCGACCAGGTCTGCGCCCACGCCCAGGAACTCGCCCGCCTCATCCAGGCACACCCCGGCTTCGAGCTCTACGACCCACCCACCATCAGCACCGTCCTGTTCCGGCCCGCCGAAGCCTCCGACGACACCGTCGCCGCGGTACGCCGCACCCTCCTCACCGAAGGCCGCGCCGTCCTCGGCCGCGCCGTCCTCGACGGACAGCTCTGGCTCAAAGCCACCCTTCTCAACCCCCACACCCGGCCGGGCGACCTGGCCGCGCTCCTGAAACTGGTGGAAGGACACACCCCCCGATGA
- a CDS encoding lysine N(6)-hydroxylase/L-ornithine N(5)-oxygenase family protein: MSPTPHPPRHEPEAPRDLAGIGIGPFNLSLAALAHPLTELDTVFYEQRPSFDWHPGLLIDGATLQVPFLADLVTLADPTSPWSFLNHLKTRDRLFPFYFAERFHIQRAEYDAYCRWVADSLPGLHFGHQVDAVRWNPERDVFEVDFTQLDTDGEAEALGRTYSKNIVLGVGTAPYVPEPLKPLVEAPGVPVIHAADYLQHRDRFLTAEHITVIGSGQSGAEVFLDLLRNRPAGHERIHWLARTEAFAPMEYSKLGLEHFTPDYTRYFHALTEPVRDRLVAAQWQLHKGIDADTIAAIHHELYRRTLHGGWPDAVLTPGVTVRTAGRLATTKVELHLEHAQQGTRSRLTTNAVVLATGYRERPLGRILAGLDPYLRRDSAERPRIDNQFRLDLDPSVTGTAYVQNAELHTHGIGTPDLGLAAWRSATILNSLTGKDLYPLPHRTAFTTFGLQQQPHIPPARQVHALTPLIDGR; this comes from the coding sequence ATGAGCCCGACGCCCCACCCCCCACGCCACGAACCCGAAGCACCCCGCGACCTGGCGGGCATCGGCATCGGCCCCTTCAACCTCTCCCTCGCCGCCCTCGCCCACCCCCTCACCGAACTCGACACCGTCTTCTACGAACAGCGCCCCAGCTTCGACTGGCACCCCGGCCTCCTCATCGACGGCGCCACCCTCCAAGTCCCCTTCCTCGCCGACCTCGTGACCCTCGCCGACCCCACCAGCCCCTGGTCCTTCCTCAACCACCTCAAGACCCGCGACCGCCTCTTCCCCTTCTACTTCGCCGAGCGCTTCCACATCCAGCGCGCCGAATACGACGCCTACTGCCGCTGGGTCGCCGACAGCCTCCCCGGCCTCCACTTCGGCCACCAGGTCGACGCCGTCCGCTGGAACCCCGAACGCGACGTCTTCGAAGTCGACTTCACCCAACTCGACACCGACGGCGAAGCCGAAGCCCTCGGACGCACCTACAGCAAGAACATCGTCCTCGGCGTCGGCACCGCCCCCTACGTCCCCGAACCCCTCAAGCCCCTCGTCGAAGCCCCCGGCGTGCCCGTCATCCACGCCGCGGACTACCTCCAGCACCGCGACCGCTTCCTGACCGCCGAACACATCACCGTCATCGGCTCAGGACAGTCCGGCGCCGAAGTCTTCCTCGACCTGCTCCGCAACCGCCCCGCCGGACACGAGAGGATCCACTGGCTCGCCCGCACGGAGGCCTTCGCACCGATGGAGTACTCCAAACTCGGCCTCGAACACTTCACCCCCGACTACACCCGCTACTTCCACGCCCTCACCGAACCCGTCCGCGACCGGCTCGTCGCCGCCCAATGGCAACTCCACAAAGGCATCGACGCCGACACCATCGCCGCCATCCACCACGAGCTCTACCGGCGCACCCTGCACGGCGGCTGGCCCGACGCCGTCCTCACGCCCGGCGTCACCGTCCGCACCGCCGGTCGCCTCGCCACCACCAAAGTCGAACTCCACCTGGAACACGCCCAGCAGGGCACCCGCTCCCGCCTCACCACCAACGCCGTCGTCCTCGCCACCGGCTACCGCGAACGCCCCCTCGGCCGCATCCTCGCCGGCCTCGACCCCTACCTGCGCCGCGACAGCGCCGAACGCCCCCGCATCGACAACCAGTTCCGCCTCGACCTCGACCCCTCGGTCACCGGCACCGCCTACGTCCAGAACGCCGAACTCCACACCCACGGCATCGGCACCCCCGACCTCGGCCTCGCCGCCTGGCGCAGCGCCACCATCCTCAACTCCCTCACCGGCAAGGACCTCTACCCCCTCCCACACCGCACCGCCTTCACCACCTTCGGACTCCAGCAGCAACCACACATCCCACCCGCCCGCCAGGTCCACGCCCTCACGCCCCTCATCGACGGACGCTGA